The following coding sequences are from one Rhinoraja longicauda isolate Sanriku21f chromosome 35, sRhiLon1.1, whole genome shotgun sequence window:
- the LOC144610083 gene encoding uncharacterized protein LOC144610083: MHSRLQTVTLLALAFACMYFPTGSANFVPRCFCRDTLLKRFALRNIVDYQIIPMDEICPTTQIILTVNFGGVEMEVCLSPDYRQGQYLVRCWDRIHQNNERKKECLKRKK; encoded by the exons ATGCACAGCAGATTGCAGACCGTGACTTTGCTGGCTCTTGCCTTTGCCTGCATGTACTTCCCCACAG GCAGCGCCAACTTTGTGCCCAGATGCTTCTGCAGAGATACTCTGCTGAAAAGGTTTGCTCTCCGAAACATCGTCGACTACCAGATCATTCCAATGGATGAAATCTGCCCCACGACTCAGATCAT ACTTACAGTAAACTTTGGCGGTGTGGAGATGGAGGTGTGCCTTAGTCCTGATTACCGTCAGGGACAATACCTCGTCAGATGTTGGGACAG AATccaccagaacaatgaaaggaaGAAGGAATGTCTGAAACGAAAAAAGTAA